A genomic segment from [Flavobacterium] thermophilum encodes:
- the mrcA gene encoding Penicillin-binding protein 1A, protein MERKPFRISVEKAWRYFCLTYDIVWNATLVLLIAALCLVCFAAGAGAGYFAFLVKDLAVPSPDKMKSEIYRYEETSHMYFANGVYLGRFRSDLDREAVPLSEVSPYVVQAIIATEDEHFYEHDGVVPKAVIRAVFQELTNSPVKSGGSTLTQQLVKNQMLTNEVSFERKAKEMLLSLRLEKFFSKEDILEAYLNVVPFGRNSSGRNIAGIQAAAQGVFGVNAKELNLAQAAFLAGLPQNPFVYTPFAADGSVKSDLSAGLKRMKTVLYRMKRAGYISEKQYKEALSYDVAKHLAAPKPSPFERYPFLTMEIERRAKEVIAETFAKRDGHSAKEWGRDPALRRRYLGEAEKALRQGGLRIYTTIDKDIYERMQKVAARYPYYGNDNVYYTKDGKTGKTVAHRQPVEVGAMLIENKTGKIISFVGGRDYGRERLQPVRDVPASRARPL, encoded by the coding sequence ATGGAACGAAAACCATTCCGTATTTCTGTCGAGAAAGCATGGCGTTATTTTTGCCTTACATACGACATCGTCTGGAACGCCACCTTAGTGCTGCTCATCGCCGCGCTCTGCCTTGTCTGCTTTGCCGCCGGCGCCGGCGCCGGCTATTTCGCCTTTCTGGTTAAAGACTTGGCTGTCCCTTCGCCGGACAAAATGAAAAGCGAGATTTACCGTTACGAAGAAACGAGCCATATGTATTTTGCCAACGGCGTCTATTTAGGCCGGTTCCGCTCCGACCTTGACCGCGAGGCGGTGCCTCTTTCCGAGGTGTCGCCATACGTCGTGCAGGCGATCATCGCGACCGAAGACGAACATTTTTATGAACACGACGGCGTCGTTCCGAAGGCCGTCATCCGCGCCGTGTTTCAAGAGCTGACCAACTCGCCGGTCAAAAGCGGCGGGAGCACGCTTACGCAGCAGCTCGTCAAAAACCAGATGTTGACGAACGAGGTGTCGTTTGAGCGGAAGGCGAAAGAAATGCTGCTTTCACTTCGTCTGGAGAAATTTTTTTCCAAAGAAGACATTTTAGAGGCGTATTTAAACGTCGTTCCGTTCGGCCGCAATTCTTCAGGGCGCAACATCGCCGGCATCCAAGCCGCGGCCCAAGGCGTCTTTGGCGTCAACGCCAAAGAGTTGAATCTCGCTCAAGCGGCGTTTTTGGCCGGACTGCCGCAAAACCCGTTCGTCTACACCCCGTTTGCCGCTGACGGCAGCGTCAAATCGGATCTCTCGGCGGGATTGAAACGGATGAAAACGGTGCTGTACCGGATGAAACGGGCCGGCTACATCTCGGAAAAACAGTATAAGGAAGCGCTTTCCTATGATGTGGCGAAGCATTTGGCCGCCCCGAAGCCGTCGCCGTTTGAACGCTATCCGTTTTTGACGATGGAAATTGAGCGGCGGGCGAAAGAGGTGATTGCGGAAACGTTCGCCAAGCGCGACGGCCATTCGGCGAAAGAGTGGGGGCGCGATCCCGCCCTCCGCCGCCGCTATCTCGGCGAGGCGGAAAAAGCGTTGCGGCAAGGGGGATTGCGCATTTATACAACGATCGACAAAGACATTTACGAACGGATGCAGAAGGTGGCCGCCCGCTACCCGTATTACGGAAACGACAACGTCTATTACACCAAGGACGGCAAAACCGGAAAAACAGTCGCCCATCGTCAGCCGGTGGAAGTCGGGGCAATGCTGATTGAAAACAAAACAGGCAAAATTATCAGCTTTGTCGGCGGCCGCGATTACGGGCGCGAGCGGCTTCAGCCCGTCAGAGACGTGCCGGCAAGCCGGGCTCGTCCGCTATGA